The Desulfosporosinus sp. Sb-LF genome contains a region encoding:
- a CDS encoding DUF134 domain-containing protein, translating into MSRQRCCGLIDDAIVCQTFIPLGQSCLQEIIILLEELEAIRLKDKVGLDQVECAASMGVSRATFQRILGSARSKVATALVEGRPIIIRGGNYLMKNRVFECVGCAHVWEVEPCALGGKHGYEIACPNCGSMKKMKLNNGTKHACGSGHNDGHGKGGCCSS; encoded by the coding sequence ATGTCAAGGCAGCGTTGTTGTGGCCTGATCGACGATGCAATAGTTTGCCAAACATTTATTCCTCTGGGACAGTCCTGTTTGCAGGAAATAATAATCCTACTAGAGGAACTTGAGGCCATTCGTCTTAAAGACAAAGTGGGTTTGGATCAAGTCGAATGTGCAGCGTCTATGGGGGTTTCCAGAGCTACGTTTCAGCGAATTTTAGGCTCAGCTAGGTCGAAAGTTGCCACTGCTTTAGTCGAAGGACGACCAATTATCATTCGAGGTGGTAACTATTTGATGAAAAATCGGGTGTTTGAGTGCGTTGGATGCGCCCATGTATGGGAGGTCGAGCCATGCGCTTTAGGAGGTAAACACGGATATGAAATCGCTTGTCCCAATTGTGGGAGCATGAAGAAGATGAAGCTAAACAATGGGACTAAGCATGCCTGTGGCAGTGGTCATAATGATGGGCATGGCAAGGGTGGATGCTGTTCATCTTGA
- a CDS encoding NifB/NifX family molybdenum-iron cluster-binding protein translates to MSKKIAIPTNGEVLDAHFGRAAGFSVFEIEGDQARFMELLSSTGLQHQHAGLANMFKSKGVEVLVCGGIGGGMINGLNAVGLEVVSGASGNVVDVANLYAQGKIVSTGSICAHDHGDGHDHGHHHH, encoded by the coding sequence ATGTCAAAAAAGATTGCGATTCCAACAAACGGTGAAGTTCTAGATGCTCATTTTGGACGAGCAGCGGGATTTTCAGTGTTCGAAATCGAGGGCGATCAAGCTCGTTTTATGGAATTACTAAGTTCAACAGGTCTACAGCACCAACATGCAGGACTCGCAAATATGTTTAAGAGTAAAGGAGTCGAGGTGCTCGTCTGCGGTGGAATTGGTGGGGGCATGATTAACGGCCTTAATGCTGTGGGGCTTGAAGTCGTATCGGGTGCCTCTGGAAACGTGGTTGATGTAGCAAATTTGTATGCCCAGGGTAAGATTGTGAGTACCGGATCTATCTGCGCACATGATCATGGTGATGGACATGATCACGGACATCACCACCACTAA
- a CDS encoding Mrp/NBP35 family ATP-binding protein, whose translation MSESCHSCSAAGSCTTESCSTEPQKTKAQKASHVDKVIAVMSGKGGVGKSSVTGMLAVSLMRQGYKVGVLDADITGPSIPKIFGVTGKAGASEGGIIAPTSRGGIKVMSLNLMIENEDDPVILRGPLISQLVNQFWTDVIWGDLDYLLIDMPPGTGDVPITVFQSLPINGIVMVTSPQSLANMVVRKAIKMVRNYKPPIYGLVENMAYVQCPDCSKRIEVFGKPKGQEAADRNSIPYLGELPLDPALAELSDAGKIEDYQSSGFDQIAKHLAEQIKSNGDKNLA comes from the coding sequence GTGAGCGAGTCGTGCCATAGCTGTTCAGCAGCAGGTTCCTGTACCACTGAAAGTTGTTCCACTGAGCCCCAAAAGACAAAGGCTCAAAAAGCAAGCCACGTTGACAAGGTCATTGCAGTCATGAGCGGCAAAGGAGGCGTCGGTAAATCCTCAGTTACTGGTATGTTGGCTGTAAGCTTAATGCGCCAGGGATATAAAGTAGGGGTTTTAGACGCTGACATAACTGGGCCAAGTATTCCTAAAATCTTCGGTGTGACAGGAAAAGCAGGTGCCAGTGAGGGAGGAATCATTGCTCCAACAAGCCGCGGTGGTATTAAAGTGATGTCGTTAAATCTTATGATAGAAAATGAAGATGATCCAGTAATTTTACGTGGACCACTCATTTCTCAGCTTGTCAACCAGTTTTGGACGGATGTAATTTGGGGTGACCTGGATTATTTATTAATTGACATGCCTCCTGGTACGGGGGATGTGCCGATTACGGTATTCCAATCGTTACCTATCAACGGAATTGTTATGGTGACAAGTCCACAGTCATTGGCTAACATGGTGGTGCGAAAAGCGATCAAAATGGTACGAAACTATAAACCGCCAATTTACGGATTGGTCGAAAATATGGCGTATGTGCAATGTCCCGATTGCTCTAAGAGGATCGAAGTTTTTGGGAAGCCCAAAGGCCAGGAAGCAGCGGATCGTAATTCTATTCCTTATTTGGGAGAGCTTCCGCTTGACCCAGCATTGGCTGAGTTATCGGATGCAGGCAAAATCGAAGATTACCAATCCTCCGGTTTTGATCAAATTGCGAAGCATTTAGCTGAACAGATCAAATCGAACGGTGATAAGAATCTGGCCTAA
- a CDS encoding iron-sulfur cluster assembly scaffold protein — MYSEKVVEHFDCPQNVGSMPDADGVGTVEDLNNGGALTIYVKVQFRIITEISFLAVGCTASVAATGSVINVLAKGKSIDEAMKISVQDVINSLKGLPEDKQYCSNLGVAVLRKAIGNYSEKRGIYSSQIDHNITSKPSLKVRAHRQKIV, encoded by the coding sequence TTGTATTCAGAAAAAGTTGTTGAGCATTTTGATTGTCCGCAGAATGTTGGTAGTATGCCAGACGCGGATGGGGTAGGAACTGTTGAAGACCTAAATAACGGGGGGGCTTTGACTATTTATGTCAAGGTACAGTTTCGAATTATCACAGAGATTAGTTTTTTGGCAGTGGGGTGCACTGCATCTGTTGCAGCAACAGGTAGCGTAATTAATGTTTTGGCAAAGGGCAAGAGCATTGACGAAGCAATGAAAATATCCGTGCAGGATGTCATCAATTCCTTAAAGGGCTTGCCAGAGGATAAACAGTATTGCTCTAATTTGGGAGTAGCCGTATTGCGCAAAGCCATCGGAAATTATTCTGAAAAACGGGGTATTTATAGTTCTCAAATTGACCATAACATTACGTCAAAGCCGTCCTTGAAAGTAAGAGCACATAGGCAAAAGATAGTCTAA
- a CDS encoding cytochrome c3 family protein: MKRKKLSTLALVFGVFGVVLLGSFWLTTPKDTQAACGASTSSCKTCHEVQGSDPVSKKGDWHTQHAFGDFCQACHVGVATETDKAKAHVGVVAKPLAQPGQSCASCHPADAAARVAKYGGAATTSTSTGTNPAEPGASAAGTAPATGTGAVTPSPAATQVPPSANPNFDILDFNKSGKLPWLAWAIVIADILALLVLAVLLWKWKKGLWPWAFAQGKHKNVPFNTLPLEVQDVFTQLLKGDMHTVLALQKILEREHGSLLLQAITTMDENELKSLALLGEKNGKGEN, translated from the coding sequence GTGAAAAGAAAAAAGTTGTCTACATTAGCCTTAGTCTTTGGGGTATTCGGTGTTGTTCTTCTAGGTTCTTTTTGGCTAACGACGCCAAAAGATACCCAGGCTGCCTGTGGGGCATCAACCTCCTCCTGTAAAACCTGTCATGAGGTTCAAGGATCGGATCCCGTCTCCAAAAAGGGGGATTGGCATACCCAGCATGCCTTCGGGGATTTTTGCCAGGCTTGTCATGTTGGAGTAGCAACGGAAACGGACAAGGCTAAAGCTCATGTAGGAGTCGTCGCAAAGCCCCTTGCGCAACCGGGACAATCCTGTGCATCCTGTCACCCTGCAGATGCAGCAGCTCGGGTCGCAAAATATGGCGGAGCTGCAACAACTTCAACTTCTACAGGAACTAACCCTGCAGAACCAGGCGCCTCAGCGGCTGGAACGGCTCCCGCGACAGGGACTGGAGCAGTCACTCCGTCTCCTGCAGCAACGCAAGTTCCGCCCAGCGCAAATCCTAACTTTGACATCCTAGATTTCAACAAAAGTGGTAAATTACCCTGGCTGGCTTGGGCGATCGTCATCGCAGACATCTTGGCACTCTTGGTTTTAGCTGTCCTGCTCTGGAAATGGAAAAAAGGGTTATGGCCCTGGGCCTTCGCGCAAGGAAAGCACAAGAATGTTCCATTTAACACTCTGCCACTGGAAGTTCAAGACGTATTCACCCAATTACTAAAAGGAGACATGCACACTGTCTTGGCTCTCCAAAAAATTCTAGAACGTGAACACGGGAGTCTATTGTTGCAAGCCATCACAACGATGGATGAAAACGAACTTAAGTCTTTGGCCTTGTTAGGTGAGAAGAATGGAAAGGGGGAGAATTAA
- a CDS encoding YeeE/YedE thiosulfate transporter family protein: protein MSFNEKMKEKVWSPWAAGVLLGLTAIASYVLVDKTIGSSGGIESIDSILLKTFHLNLANSMYFKFQMPPVVSFQIVLFAGMLLGAFVSSKWSKDFKFRMMPDQQWTQNFGPSKLKRWALIFLGGIIIEYSAGIAGGCTSGLAISGTMQLSPAGLLFIAGLFVSGIITTKILYGGDY from the coding sequence GTGTCCTTTAATGAGAAGATGAAGGAAAAAGTATGGTCCCCTTGGGCAGCAGGAGTTCTTTTGGGACTGACTGCCATCGCTTCCTATGTTTTGGTCGACAAAACCATTGGCTCTTCAGGTGGCATTGAGAGTATTGACAGTATCCTTTTAAAAACATTTCATTTAAACTTGGCCAATTCTATGTACTTCAAATTCCAGATGCCACCGGTTGTTAGTTTTCAAATCGTACTCTTTGCAGGCATGCTGCTGGGGGCGTTCGTGTCGAGTAAATGGTCTAAGGATTTTAAGTTCAGAATGATGCCGGATCAGCAATGGACACAGAACTTTGGACCCAGTAAGCTGAAGCGTTGGGCGTTGATTTTTCTTGGTGGGATCATAATCGAGTATTCCGCGGGCATTGCCGGAGGGTGTACGAGTGGTTTAGCTATTTCAGGAACGATGCAACTATCTCCAGCTGGACTGCTCTTTATAGCAGGACTGTTCGTGTCAGGTATCATCACGACAAAGATTTTGTATGGAGGTGATTATTAA
- a CDS encoding YeeE/YedE thiosulfate transporter family protein: MTTYVAPLIIGFFFAFALQKAGLAHYHKIVNQFRFKDNTIMKLMMTGISVGLVGLYTLKDLGFIQLDQVSSTYIVGNLLGGLLFGVGMAIAGTUPGTLITGCGQGNLDYLIPGILGFLVGGVIFGATYQSIFMKISTIGSYGQKTLEDLLNVNHWLFISLFVLCTIVFYVGSKIMEKSKGASKTQVNDLNVN; this comes from the coding sequence ATGACAACGTATGTTGCCCCCTTAATCATTGGCTTTTTCTTCGCGTTCGCTCTTCAAAAGGCGGGTCTAGCTCACTATCATAAGATCGTCAATCAATTTCGGTTTAAGGATAATACCATCATGAAACTTATGATGACGGGGATCTCAGTGGGACTTGTGGGTCTCTATACTCTGAAAGATCTTGGTTTTATCCAACTCGACCAAGTTTCTTCCACTTATATAGTTGGAAACCTTCTTGGTGGGCTGCTTTTTGGGGTCGGTATGGCCATCGCCGGCACGTGACCGGGTACATTGATCACAGGTTGTGGTCAGGGAAATTTAGACTATTTGATTCCGGGAATTTTAGGTTTTCTCGTTGGTGGGGTTATTTTTGGGGCCACTTACCAATCGATTTTCATGAAAATATCGACCATTGGCTCCTACGGTCAAAAAACTCTGGAAGATCTTCTTAATGTCAATCATTGGCTGTTCATCTCGCTCTTTGTCCTGTGTACTATTGTGTTCTATGTGGGTTCAAAAATTATGGAGAAGTCTAAAGGCGCTTCAAAGACACAGGTCAACGACTTAAACGTGAATTAA